A window of Phocoena phocoena chromosome 6, mPhoPho1.1, whole genome shotgun sequence contains these coding sequences:
- the IFNK gene encoding interferon kappa, with protein sequence MSAEPDVIRKCMWPVCLMGLFVTGILSLDCNLLNVHLRRVTWQNLSLLRRMSKSFPIECLRESKAFELPQEILSHTQPLTRDIKEAFYEMSRQAFHIFIQDTFKSNWEEKHLRQVQIGLDQQLQYLEQCLEEEEENEDMREVAEDERTQSGTPVPQLSNLELRRYFNRIDRFLKDKKYSHCAWEIVRVEIRRCFYFFHKFTALLRRK encoded by the coding sequence ATGAGTGCCGAGCCTGATGTGATTAGAAAGTGTATGTGGCCGGTGTGCCTCATGGGTCTGTTTGTCACCGGCATCCTCTCTCTGGACTGTAACTTGCTGAATGTTCACCTGAGGAGAGTCACCTGGCAAAATCTGAGCCTTCTGAGAAGGATGAGCAAGTCATTTCCTATAGAGTGTCTAAGAGAAAGCAAAGCTTTTGAGTTGCCCCAAGAGATCCTCTCACACACCCAGCCTCTGACGAGGGACATCAAGGAGGCcttctatgaaatgtccagacaGGCCTTCCACATCTTCATTCAAGACACCTTCAAATCCAATTGGGAAGAGAAACACCTGAGACAAGTCCAAATCGGACTTGATCAACAGCTGCAATACCTGGAACAATGcttggaagaagaggaggaaaacgAAGACATGAGAGAGGTGGCAGAGGATGAGCGGACACAGTCAGGAACTCCAGTCCCCCAGCTGAGCAACCTAGAGCTGAGGAGGTATTTCAACAGGATAGACAGGTTCCTCAAAGATAAGAAATACAGTCACTGCGCCTGGGAGATCGTCCGAGTGGAAATCAGAAGATGCTTCTACTTCTTTCATAAATTCACAGCACTACTCAGGAGGAAATAA